In a genomic window of Saccharothrix sp. HUAS TT1:
- a CDS encoding putative protein N(5)-glutamine methyltransferase: MSVVPDGVVARLRAAGCVFAEDEARVLVAAAGSAAELELLTARRVSGLPLEHVVGWAEFCGSRVVVEPGVFVPRRRTEFLVRVAAELVGPGSVVVDLCCGSGAVGAAIVDRVPGVEVHAADVDPVAVRCARRNLGADRVYEGDLYEALPVSLLGRVDVVVANAPYVPSGAIGLMPPEAREHEPLVALDGGVDGLDVQRRVVAGAARWLAPGGRLLVETGAAQAVWSVAEFVRHGWGAGVASDEELSATVVVGRRVG, from the coding sequence GTGTCTGTTGTCCCTGATGGTGTTGTCGCGCGGTTGCGCGCGGCCGGTTGTGTGTTCGCCGAGGACGAGGCCCGGGTGCTGGTGGCCGCGGCCGGCAGCGCGGCGGAGTTGGAGCTGTTGACGGCTCGGCGGGTGTCGGGGCTGCCGCTGGAGCACGTGGTGGGCTGGGCGGAGTTCTGCGGGTCGCGGGTGGTGGTGGAGCCGGGGGTGTTCGTGCCGCGTCGGCGCACGGAGTTCCTGGTGCGGGTCGCGGCGGAGCTGGTGGGGCCGGGTTCGGTGGTGGTGGACCTGTGCTGCGGGTCGGGCGCGGTCGGCGCCGCGATCGTGGATCGGGTGCCGGGGGTGGAGGTGCACGCGGCGGACGTCGATCCGGTGGCGGTGCGGTGCGCTCGGCGCAACCTGGGCGCTGACCGGGTGTACGAGGGTGATCTGTACGAGGCGTTGCCGGTGTCGTTGCTGGGGCGGGTCGACGTGGTGGTGGCGAACGCGCCTTACGTGCCGTCGGGTGCGATCGGGTTGATGCCGCCGGAGGCGCGTGAGCACGAGCCGCTGGTGGCGTTGGACGGCGGCGTGGACGGTCTGGACGTGCAGCGGCGGGTGGTCGCGGGCGCGGCGCGGTGGTTGGCGCCGGGTGGGCGTTTGTTGGTGGAGACGGGCGCCGCGCAGGCGGTGTGGTCGGTGGCGGAGTTCGTGCGGCACGGGTGGGGTGCGGGGGTGGCGTCGGACGAGGAGCTGTCGGCGACGGTGGTGGTGGGCCGCCGGGTCGGCTAG
- a CDS encoding winged helix DNA-binding domain-containing protein, whose amino-acid sequence MTPAAIDDAQRRARLGARHLLSARAATVEEVADAVVALHATDPATVFLSACARLEQPSVAAVEAALYDRRSLVRLLCMRRTMFAVTADTAPVVQTAAGVDIAVKERRKLLAYLAEGVGWTADRLTEVEQATLEALRLRGEATTTELTRDVPALLEQVVVAPGKPYETRQNVSSRIIRVLAAEGRIRRTRPLGSWLSSQFRWAPATPRPDLDPAAARADLVRRWLAAYGPGTEADLKWWTGWNLGAVRKALTAVGAVEVALTDGTGHVLPDDLEPVTRPRPWAALLPALDPTPMGWQARDWYLPAHHRPRLFDPVGNVGPTVWVDGAVVGGWAQRPDGEVVWQLLDDVGADAVATITREADRLTAWLAGARVIPRFRTPLEKELAR is encoded by the coding sequence GTGACGCCCGCCGCGATCGACGACGCCCAGCGGCGCGCCCGCCTGGGCGCCCGCCACCTGCTCTCCGCCCGCGCCGCGACGGTCGAGGAAGTCGCCGACGCCGTGGTCGCGCTGCACGCCACCGACCCGGCCACCGTGTTCCTGTCCGCGTGCGCCCGCCTCGAACAACCCTCGGTCGCCGCGGTCGAAGCCGCGCTCTACGACCGCCGGTCGCTGGTGCGGCTGCTCTGCATGCGCCGCACCATGTTCGCCGTCACCGCCGACACCGCCCCGGTCGTGCAGACCGCCGCAGGCGTCGACATCGCCGTGAAGGAACGGCGCAAACTGCTCGCGTACCTCGCCGAAGGCGTCGGCTGGACCGCCGACCGCCTCACCGAAGTCGAGCAGGCCACCCTGGAAGCACTGCGACTGCGCGGCGAGGCCACCACCACCGAACTGACCCGCGACGTCCCGGCACTGCTCGAACAGGTCGTCGTCGCCCCCGGCAAGCCCTACGAGACCCGGCAGAACGTGTCCAGCCGCATCATCCGCGTCCTCGCCGCCGAAGGCCGCATCCGCCGCACCCGCCCCCTCGGCTCCTGGCTGAGCAGCCAGTTCCGCTGGGCCCCCGCCACACCTCGACCCGACCTCGACCCCGCCGCCGCCCGCGCCGACCTGGTCCGCCGCTGGCTCGCCGCCTACGGCCCCGGCACCGAAGCCGACCTCAAGTGGTGGACCGGCTGGAACCTCGGCGCCGTCCGCAAAGCCCTCACCGCCGTCGGCGCGGTCGAAGTCGCGCTGACCGACGGCACCGGCCACGTCCTGCCCGACGACCTGGAACCGGTCACCCGCCCCCGACCGTGGGCGGCCCTGCTGCCCGCCCTCGACCCCACCCCGATGGGCTGGCAGGCCCGCGACTGGTACCTGCCCGCCCACCACCGACCACGCCTGTTCGACCCGGTCGGCAACGTCGGCCCGACCGTCTGGGTCGATGGCGCCGTCGTCGGCGGCTGGGCACAACGCCCCGACGGCGAAGTCGTCTGGCAACTCCTCGACGACGTCGGCGCGGACGCCGTCGCCACCATCACCCGGGAAGCCGACCGGCTGACCGCCTGGCTGGCCGGCGCCCGCGTCATCCCCCGCTTCCGCACCCCACTGGAGAAGGAGCTGGCCAGGTGA
- a CDS encoding GNAT family N-acetyltransferase — protein MILLRALDDDGIERLLDLAVADADPADVMPPGWTTDRRDAFRDFYRGFLTDAYEIVRDGRTVGMARLTADGETGMWIARHARGGGVGLAALRHVVAEAPRRGITTIVADTTTDNTAALTVLRKAGAALDVDGDRVTARLPVPPP, from the coding sequence GTGATCCTGCTGCGCGCCCTGGACGACGACGGGATCGAGCGCCTGCTCGACCTGGCCGTCGCCGACGCCGACCCCGCCGACGTCATGCCACCGGGCTGGACCACCGACCGGCGCGACGCGTTCCGCGACTTCTACCGCGGCTTCCTCACCGACGCCTACGAGATCGTCCGCGACGGCCGCACCGTCGGGATGGCCCGGCTCACCGCCGACGGCGAAACCGGCATGTGGATCGCCCGGCACGCCCGCGGCGGCGGCGTCGGCCTCGCCGCACTGCGCCACGTCGTCGCCGAAGCACCCCGACGCGGCATCACCACGATCGTCGCCGACACCACCACCGACAACACCGCCGCCCTCACCGTGCTCCGGAAAGCCGGCGCGGCGCTCGACGTCGACGGCGACCGGGTCACCGCGAGGCTCCCCGTCCCACCGCCCTAG
- a CDS encoding cellulose-binding domain-containing protein: MRNLLAAVAAVVSIAGLVVIGGTSTAGAAPVCAVDYKLNQWATGFTANVTVTNQSAPVTSWKLTWSFAGNQAISSGWSADVKQSGNQVTAANMPWNGTLATGASAAFGFQATYSGTNAAPTDFAFNGVSCSGDGPTTTTTTTTTTTTTTTTDTPPVDCGTALLCDGFEQQTGTTPTGRWTVGAANCTGQGSVSIDNSVARSGSKSVRVNGASGYCNHIFFGTPVNGSSTLHGRFYVRHTTALPMAHVTFMAMKDSADGGKDLRMGGQNSALQWNRESDDATLPEQSPTGVSKSKPLPTGQWNCVQFTVDPAGRLSTSLNGSVVEGLVADGVSTPDVDGQWLRKTNWRPAVTDLRLGWESYGDGANTLWYDDVALGSSPVAC; encoded by the coding sequence GTGCGAAATCTGCTGGCGGCGGTGGCCGCTGTGGTGTCGATAGCCGGTTTGGTGGTGATCGGCGGGACCAGCACCGCGGGTGCGGCTCCCGTCTGCGCCGTGGACTACAAGCTCAACCAGTGGGCCACCGGGTTCACCGCCAACGTGACCGTGACCAACCAGTCCGCTCCGGTCACCTCGTGGAAGCTCACCTGGTCGTTCGCCGGCAACCAGGCGATCAGCTCCGGGTGGAGCGCCGACGTGAAGCAGTCCGGCAACCAGGTCACGGCCGCCAACATGCCGTGGAACGGCACCTTGGCGACGGGCGCGAGCGCCGCGTTCGGCTTCCAAGCCACCTACAGCGGCACGAACGCCGCGCCGACCGACTTCGCGTTCAACGGTGTCTCGTGCAGTGGCGACGGTCCCACGACCACTACTACTACTACTACTACTACTACTACTACTACTACTACCGACACGCCGCCGGTCGACTGCGGCACGGCGCTGCTGTGCGACGGCTTCGAGCAGCAGACCGGGACGACCCCGACCGGCCGCTGGACCGTCGGCGCGGCCAACTGCACCGGCCAGGGCTCGGTCAGCATCGACAACTCGGTCGCGCGCAGCGGCTCGAAGTCGGTGCGGGTCAACGGCGCTTCGGGCTACTGCAACCACATCTTCTTCGGCACCCCGGTCAACGGCTCCTCGACCCTGCACGGCCGGTTCTACGTCCGCCACACCACGGCCCTGCCGATGGCGCACGTGACGTTCATGGCCATGAAGGACTCCGCCGACGGCGGCAAGGACCTGCGCATGGGCGGCCAGAACTCGGCGCTGCAGTGGAACCGCGAGTCCGACGACGCCACCCTGCCCGAGCAGAGCCCGACGGGCGTCTCCAAGAGCAAGCCGCTGCCCACCGGCCAGTGGAACTGCGTGCAGTTCACGGTCGACCCGGCCGGTCGCCTCTCCACCTCGCTGAACGGCTCGGTGGTCGAGGGCCTGGTGGCCGACGGCGTGTCGACCCCCGACGTCGACGGCCAGTGGCTGCGCAAGACCAACTGGCGGCCCGCCGTCACCGACCTGCGGTTGGGTTGGGAGAGCTACGGCGACGGCGCGAACACCCTCTGGTACGACGACGTGGCGCTCGGCTCCTCGCCCGTCGCGTGCTGA
- a CDS encoding S8 family peptidase, with amino-acid sequence MGDVRGSRRPLIALAAAAVTAAALATGATPAAAEGDILGANNPTAIADSYIVVYNQLSTQSVDALTADLSAKYDARVDFTYRHALKGFAGTLSERDARRLAAEPGVAYVQQNGEVKATATQPNPPSWGLDRIDQRDLPLDSSYTYPNDGTGVTAYIIDTGIRTTHQDFGGRASWGTNTVDSNNTDCNGHGTHVAGTVGGTAHGVAKGVRLIAVKVLNCAGSGSFAGVAAGIDWVTGHHTSGPAVANMSLGGQGSDPTGEAAVRNSIADGVTYAIASGNSNSDACNFTPARVAEAITVNASTNTDARASFSNYGTCTDIFAPGQNITSAWMTNDTSTNTISGTSMAAPHVAGGAAVLLGATPGLTPAQVASAMIANSTPNKITSPGSGSPNRLLFVNTGGGPGPGNPSVTPPGNQTGNVGTATSLQLKASGGTPPYTWSATGLPPGLSISAATGLISGTPTTAGAYTVTATATDSAGKSAGATFTWTINPPGGSCSAPGEKVVNGGFESGATGWSNGTWTIGAWTGEGAPRSGSRSAWISGYGYTNTETLTQSVTIPAGCTSTTLSLWLKISTAEYEPDVFDTLTVSVAGTTLATYTNLNPSGYAVRTFNLGAYAGQSVTLSFTGTEDWSYQTSFVLDDVSVSAA; translated from the coding sequence ATGGGAGACGTTCGCGGATCCAGACGACCCCTGATAGCCCTGGCCGCCGCCGCGGTGACCGCCGCCGCGCTGGCCACCGGCGCCACACCCGCCGCCGCGGAAGGCGACATCCTCGGCGCGAACAACCCGACCGCCATCGCGGACAGCTACATCGTCGTCTACAACCAGCTGTCCACCCAGAGCGTCGACGCGCTCACCGCAGACCTCAGCGCCAAGTACGACGCCCGGGTCGACTTCACCTACCGGCACGCGCTCAAGGGCTTCGCGGGCACGCTGTCCGAACGGGACGCACGCCGGCTCGCCGCCGAACCCGGCGTCGCCTACGTCCAGCAGAACGGCGAGGTGAAGGCGACCGCGACGCAGCCCAACCCGCCGTCCTGGGGCCTGGACCGGATCGACCAGCGGGACCTGCCGCTGGACTCGTCCTACACCTACCCCAACGACGGCACCGGCGTCACCGCCTACATCATCGACACCGGCATCCGGACCACGCACCAGGACTTCGGCGGCCGGGCGTCGTGGGGCACCAACACCGTCGACAGCAACAACACCGACTGCAACGGCCACGGCACGCACGTCGCCGGCACCGTCGGCGGCACCGCGCACGGCGTCGCCAAGGGCGTCCGGCTGATCGCGGTCAAGGTGCTCAACTGCGCCGGCTCCGGCTCGTTCGCCGGTGTCGCCGCGGGCATCGACTGGGTCACCGGCCACCACACCTCCGGCCCGGCCGTGGCGAACATGAGCCTCGGGGGCCAGGGCAGCGACCCGACCGGCGAGGCCGCGGTCCGCAACTCGATCGCCGACGGCGTGACCTACGCCATCGCGTCGGGCAACTCCAACTCCGACGCGTGCAACTTCACCCCGGCCCGCGTCGCCGAGGCGATCACCGTGAACGCCTCCACCAACACCGACGCGCGCGCCTCGTTCTCCAACTACGGCACCTGCACCGACATCTTCGCGCCGGGCCAGAACATCACCTCGGCGTGGATGACCAACGACACCTCCACCAACACCATCAGCGGCACGTCGATGGCGGCGCCGCACGTCGCCGGCGGCGCGGCCGTCCTGCTGGGCGCCACGCCGGGCCTGACGCCCGCGCAGGTGGCCAGTGCGATGATCGCCAACTCCACCCCGAACAAGATCACCAGTCCGGGTTCCGGCTCGCCGAACCGGCTGCTTTTCGTCAACACCGGCGGCGGCCCCGGCCCCGGCAACCCGTCGGTCACTCCCCCGGGCAACCAGACCGGCAACGTCGGCACGGCCACCAGCCTGCAGCTGAAGGCGTCCGGCGGCACCCCGCCGTACACCTGGTCGGCCACCGGCCTGCCGCCCGGCCTGTCGATCTCCGCGGCCACCGGCCTGATCTCCGGCACTCCTACCACCGCGGGCGCCTACACCGTGACGGCCACGGCGACCGACAGCGCGGGCAAGTCCGCGGGCGCCACGTTCACCTGGACCATCAACCCGCCCGGCGGCTCGTGCTCCGCGCCCGGTGAGAAGGTCGTCAACGGCGGCTTCGAGAGCGGCGCCACCGGCTGGTCGAACGGCACCTGGACGATCGGCGCGTGGACCGGCGAGGGCGCGCCGCGCTCCGGCTCCCGCTCCGCCTGGATCAGCGGCTACGGCTACACCAACACCGAGACGCTGACCCAGAGCGTCACCATCCCGGCGGGCTGCACGAGCACCACGCTCTCGCTGTGGCTGAAGATCAGCACGGCGGAGTACGAGCCCGACGTGTTCGACACCCTCACCGTGTCGGTGGCCGGCACCACCCTGGCGACCTACACCAACCTCAACCCGTCCGGCTACGCGGTGCGCACCTTCAACCTGGGCGCGTACGCGGGCCAGAGCGTCACGCTGAGCTTCACCGGCACGGAGGACTGGTCCTACCAGACCTCGTTCGTGCTGGACGACGTCTCGGTCTCGGCGGCCTGA
- a CDS encoding NUDIX hydrolase: MKPRHSVRAIVLDEDDRVLLCRLAIPEPDGTTVVWVAPGGGVEPGETEHEALRRELYEEVGLTAFDVGPRPVWRQEVVRPDHGGVVNDYFLVRANSFTPRGGLTDEELAAEHISGLRWWTLSEIADHRGPDLFSPRDLATPLAALIADGAPADPVVLGL; this comes from the coding sequence GTGAAGCCGCGCCACTCGGTCCGCGCGATCGTCCTGGACGAGGACGACCGCGTCCTGCTCTGCCGCCTCGCCATCCCCGAGCCGGACGGCACGACAGTCGTGTGGGTCGCGCCCGGCGGCGGCGTCGAACCCGGCGAGACCGAGCACGAAGCCCTGCGCCGCGAGCTGTACGAGGAGGTCGGGCTGACGGCCTTCGACGTCGGACCGCGACCGGTGTGGCGGCAGGAGGTCGTCAGGCCGGACCACGGCGGCGTGGTGAACGACTACTTCCTCGTCCGCGCCAACTCGTTCACACCACGCGGCGGCTTGACCGACGAGGAACTGGCCGCCGAGCACATCAGCGGCCTGCGCTGGTGGACGCTGTCGGAGATCGCCGACCACCGGGGCCCGGACCTGTTCTCACCCCGCGACCTCGCCACACCGCTGGCGGCGCTGATCGCGGACGGCGCGCCCGCCGACCCGGTGGTGCTCGGCCTCTGA